Genomic window (Cololabis saira isolate AMF1-May2022 chromosome 10, fColSai1.1, whole genome shotgun sequence):
ttttattttattcaagaagcatttttattctatatatgcaggcagtttatttttatttcatttgttttatacattttgatattgtgcagacctctgttaataaaggaacctaaaactgactgtttttttaagggtttgcctcagaaaaaaatgaagttaACAGAGATGCTAAACATTGATGGATGATATGACTCAGGCGGCGGTCACTGGTAGTGCTGCATGCAGCTCAGCTCACACTGATGCAGCATCATTCACAGCTGGGCTTGTGCAGCGCCAGAGCTCCTCACACACAAATACTGCTGCTTCATTGTTTTTCAGCAATAAGGAGTTACAACTATTTACGGGTAAAACACTTTCTTATTAGACAGTTCACCAAACTGTTCATCCTTGTATGCAGAGATACAGCCAAGTGTATCTGCTGTAGAATAAAGGGGGAGTATTGAAGTTACTGGATGGATCGTGGCTCTCAGAGCACTAAATACAGCTGAGTGGCAGTGGGTCAAGTATCAAATCAGTTTGTCTTAGCAGggttacaaaataaataaataaataaataatgcagcTCACTTTGGTGGAAAAACTGTGTTAATAGTGATTTTATATGTAAAGAGAGCTAAAAACCTCCTTGTGTGGGTGAAAACCAATAATGTAGCAATCAGTTAAAACAAATTAGAAAATTAAAACATCTTAACATTTAAAATCAACAAAGTTTAAAGTTGTCTTAAAAGGAACAACAACCCTTTTATAAGTGTATAAATTAGCCTGAGAGCAGGCTTTCTTCTCGTGGTCTATTTCATGTACTTATTTATCCGCGCTTCTGTCTCTGCTGCAACTtcaacctttctttttttaatttaatatacaTCTCTCATCAACAATGAGCACCACcatctaggcctgtgttgaaaaaaatcgatttcccaattccaaatcgattctcattaattcctaaatatcgattcatatgtctaaagatcaattttttaaaattttcttttatttatttatgtatttttttttcccatcattacaacttttggttatttttttgtttatccccaaaaaaaggaatgttttgttggacacgagaataattGGTGCCATGCattttgtctttaaatatgtttaaaggtatgaaaacattaaagtattaggttataattgcataaattgtctatatttcattactttatatactgtcttggggttacatttgcaaaaaatgctaaaaaccaaattttcaaaaattaaaaaccaaaatagaccgaaaatggaacaaataaaaacagaatgtgggaaaaaataaaactgatttcatccgtctctgtttcctccctggatctgtttggtaattctgacccacatgatgtttctgaaagcagttctatcagcattctgggagctgattggtccttacagcatcattagctgcaatacttgctgtttaatctcaatataatactagtattaatattttgcataactacagtcatataattcatgcaacagctcaaaaaacagttttaataacactaacccaaatcaatatcggaatcgaatcgaatcaaatcttgataattgattctgaatcttaagaatcggaatcgaatcgattcttgacatttgaatcgatccccagccctaccacCATGTTCACACTGGGAATTAATCAAATATTCTTCAAATTAAAGCCAGGAACGTGGAGCGTAAACAGAAACAACCTTTTGGTTATTGTCAAAAACTAAACTGGAGCAGGTCAAATCTTGATTAGTCAGATTAAAGCAGTCTGACATGAGCCAGTAAAACTGGAACTGGGGCCTCGGAGAACTTGAGATGCTGCAAAGAAAATCTGGCCATGATTTCAGTTCTGTGCCTCCGAGGAAACTGACAGCTTAGTGCTATGTGAAGAGGACGTATCAGAACAGTTCATACCCGGCAGAGAAGGACAGAACcctgactttttttccccctcttcggCAGAAACCCCGGCGTCAGTGATTGTAGATCAGTTTTCCATTTTCATGTAGTTTAACTTCAATTGGGAGCACATCACCTAACATAACCTGCTGGAGTTTGGCAGAGAGGCGCCGGCGGACCAGGACCCGAGCAGTTCCAGAAGCTGTTGAACCGTGCAGACCAGGGGCCTGGGCCGGGTTCATTTATTCAGCCAGCACTCCCACTGTTTTTCCTGCTCTAATCTCTGTATTGAGTGCCACTGAATGTTACTGCAACATCAGCTGCCGTATTCTTGTTCTGGTTTTTGGGCCATGTTTCAAGCTGTCTGCAAAACTTAAGGCTGCAGGAAACACTAAAGTGAAGCGAGGACTTCCCGCGATGCCAGTCACATACTGAACTTCATTAGTGCCGGGCTGGATCCCCGTCTGCCTTCGGGACCCACTTCATCTTTTGTGGCATACGCCAGACAAAGTACTGGATGCATCATCCTGCGGCTGCTGCAGATTTGTTGGCTGCACGTTGGTGATGCATCATTACATCACCACCGCCAGCCTGAACCGTTCATACAAGGCAGGATGAATCAAAGCTCTCGTGATGTTCATGACAAATTCTGACCCCATCGTCTGAATGTTGCAGCAGAAAGCGAGATTCATCAGGCCAGACTTCCTTTATCCAAGCCTCCGTTCTCCAAATTTGGCCTCAGTTTTTTGGGGGAGGGGGATTTCAGAAAGGAGGTCCTGGTCAACCCTGAGCTCGAGTTTAGCTGACCGTGCACCAACTTCCACAACATCGGCTAGGACTTATTCCATCCACCCTGTTAGTCGACCAAGGATTGTGAGTCTGCTCTGTTTATGTCAGATAACATAGCAGTGATTCACCAACTTTCCTTTTGAAGCCTAAGTGAGAAGGCCAAGGCCTGTAAAACAGGTGGGGGCAGAGCCCCCTCCCTTCCCCGGGGGGGTCATGATGATTCCTGGGAGCCCACTCCCATTTCTTTGGTCTTGGCATAATAAAACTGTGTGGCGACTGGTGAGCTGAACGTCGTTTACATATACAGTAATCTCTGGTTTTCtgcgggggttacgttctgaaaagaacccgtgataggtgaaatctgcaaagtagcaaccttttttttgtttacaattattatacaagccttcaaattgcggagatcagccccgccccgccgtgacccgattaattggatttgaatgggagaaaattattatgaaaaaaaaaaaaaatacaataagtacagtaggacaaattgtgattggcgtgtatttcactgctcttctgatgctgctgcatcctgactctgtagcgtctttctcctaaagccgcggtgcaggtgtgttttttccagagaagaacatagttatgggtcgttgttgtcgctattttttcttctgggcaaaaagattcttataaagcGACATCCCACCATgtattatatctgagactgtaatgaacgattcatcaaaggtcccgttcttgagctgctgcttaagctcattggccgttctcagcttgttgctaagcaaccaacgttattgacacaggaagtgaagaagaggggagactgtttagccaatcagaatgcagaacacgatgcaaatCCGtaaagcagcgagacgtgaaaggtgaaccgcgttatagcgagggattactgtattaaaGTCTGGATCGAAGGACAACCTCGATCAAACTGTTCTCGTCAGCCTCTCATCACATCACGCTAGGATGATCCGTGTCTCGAGACAACGCCGCGTGACAGAGACCGCGTCTCAGCCTTGGTGAACGTGGACTTCAGGTTCAACATAACGGACCCTCTACCAGGTTACGCTGAGAGGGTCCGTCGCCATGGTGATAAACCCTAAACCCTACCTGGACGGTTTACCATTTACTGTGACtacagaatattccgtttccatgcgtgagcaaacagggttatccctgttttcatggtaattaatcatttgggatatctggatcaaaccagcgacgcgcgaagaacgtgatgacgcaattagcgtcatttctgcttcttcttcctgtatccaaattcaaaacaaatgctgcttcgcgcaactttttctctcacctttttgtaaatcttctatcccggtactttctaccgtctacaaatgcagaaatgttcatatccttcattacatttatgaagtgattagtctcctggtcttgtgtttctccgtgtttataagaacttcctggactcaaaagaccaggattccctatgaacagagcatgtgcagaaaacaaattcatgttccgttttatggggatattccgtttggcgtttacatgaccaaatattcgggttttaaaaggaataacccaggggtcatattggggtttttaaaaaccggaatatgagcaaattcgggttattcaaatgGCTTAtcggtgtttacatggccgtgcaaaaccgggttattgctaatattcaggttttaaaagagttattgactgcatgtaaacgcagtctgtGTTTAACCAGGTACGTGATAAAACCCACTTCCCGGAGTCCCCCGTTATTTTGAGTTATTTTTGCCTCTGTCATCTCAAACCAGCTGTCGCTCACTGGATATTTGACTTTCCCCAGCTCTTGGGTTTATCATCTCCTTTAACACCGGAGGTGGCTGCACGTGAAACCCCAAGTAGATCAGCAGAGAGCAGGCCTGTCTGGCACAAAAAACCTTTCAAACTCAATGAAATGATTTTGTTTTGCATTCTGAGGCTCTGCTTAAACTTCAGCGGTTCGTCTAGGACATCTCTGTTTAAGAACTAAGGTGCTATCTACTGATTGGCTGACAGGCAAACCTAAAGAAAGAGGTTTGTATTTTGATATCGGTAGCAAACGGTTGTGGGTTTGAGCTCAGGGTCAGACCTGATTCTGGCCACAGAAATGGAGTCAGGTACCGGATCTGCTGGCCCGTTTCACATTAGAAACCAGTGGAAAAACTAAacaatttaagacaaagccattacaacctcagaggggagagcatatacaggaaatcaacaatcagaaccaacaccaaactgagatgctacagtggcagcggtggatgtatggaataaattagatagggATTTGAAATCATGTAGAActttaaccttatttaaaaggatgatttccttatattaaattaatgagtggtgatgcttgctttgttgatttgggtatttatttatttatttgatgaagatgtagactgcacctttattttaaaaatattttttatttcttgaggaatttttgttatccccatggaggcaatttgttttactggcattCTTTCTcctacttcttgcttttatttaattaatttaattaatctttttgagggtaggcaaataataagctttgcttcagcctacccctttttcggtctagatgttatttgtttatttgtatattggaaacttttttgtaatgttttctttgaacagtgtattcgttttcttgttgtcatttttattctttgttttttgtgtgtgccatgaccgaaaataaactaaaactaaactaaaactaaaaaaaaacagtttctcGGGGTAACCGGCGGGTGTAAAAGCCAAACAGCATCACTTACTGATCCATCCGACGCGCTGGCTCCTACTTTATCCCCCGTAGCGTTCCAGCACACCTCGAAGATCCCTCCTGTCCCCCGGTAGCTGTGAACTAAAGCACCTGTCTGCAGAGGGACAGCCGCACATGCACTCAGGTTTAGTGACGGCAAGAGACAACATCATCTCATCTGGTTCTCTGGCGTGCGGCTCTGGGCCGTCCCTCACCTGAGTGTTCCAGATGTGGACACACTTGTCGAACGAGCCGCTGGCGAGGTGCCTGCCATCGGGACTGAAGGCCACGCTGTAGACGGGCTCCTGGTGGCGGGTCAGCGTGTGAATACACACCCCGCACTCCACGTCCCAGAGACGCACTGTTGAATCAAATGATGCGCTGTGGGGTAGAAGAGACAAGGGGGGGGTGTTAGGTCACCGCCATGCATCGAGAcgtaaaggggacctattatgaaaaacaggttttttcttgctttaacataaagtggtctcccctcagcctgccaactcagagaaggaggaaagcaaccaaattctgcagtgtctgtacagccgcccggatgagccgtccagtgtgatgtggatctacgagccgttcagattttgcTCCTGTCGTGATatcacgacaggagcgatgcgtgaaaccacgcccacaactaactccgtcggccggagcttctgccattttttcgtagcggtgtatcgcgtcattcaggcagccaatcagccaTCTATTctaccaccgattggtcggggtcgtaagacgtttgaatcaggaagcgggagtcagcgcgaaaGCGACTCGCTGCTTCTCGGCTTCAATggcagcacaaacgtctgtttcatgatccaactctgaggtgcagatgttcataaacctggtgctgaggagagaattaaaaagggatctagacgggcggcgaggaacgaccagatctaccaggcactcggtcacttcatagctgcttgcaCCTCTcagctaggggtgggcgatatgacctaaaattaatatcacggtatttttcatcttttgaacggtgacggtataatatcacggtattttttggtacgttttgggaggagtagcctgtcctgtccctttatgtgaataaggttaatatttttataatataataagtaaatggtagtatccttatcaaaaagagacatgggagagtattatgcattctcaatatttatttggcaaaaaacctaaagatcttacatatatatataaatatatatatatatatatatatatatatatatatatatattatatttatttttattatattatattttaaatattttgtaaacctgtcctaaaatgtaatactggacctcggttgggctggttggacagcgggtggtggaaaaaGTCCCTTAATTATATTCTCTTATTCTCtaattttcttctaaagcccgcggtacaggtgctttttttcgagagaagaacatggttatgggtatttttttgtcactctctttctttcttttgggcaaaaagattcttttaaaccgacattcattaattttttctccatcttgaagtggGTGATTCcggcaggttgaaacagcgctctgcgctccgctgccgtcaaagacccgccccgctctacttctgattggctagtgtttgtttggttgagcgccagagctgctttcctctcattccattggtagacgaactcggttgactcaacctttttttttctctcaaaccttttttttttttttttttttttaaagcagtcaaactcgcgcgccgagaaaaaaaactccgtacgccggagatccggcacggtgccggaatactttaagccctgcatttcttactactcttgtcgtaaggtgtagtaaacgatgcctgcagtgaaagctgtgtagtcttgagcagcggtcccagcgggaccagctgctggtcgcacttgcgctcgttttggcccgggttgcctcttcatattcacgggcgtgcgtgttttttaagtgatgaaacaggttgcttgtgtttccacctcttgctgtcacaacacggcagcaaaccttgcatatcaccggcgtttttaattccttatttaggcttattattttattattgatttattacggtattgacggtattgcaaaatccatgtcgtggcgcagtttcacaccggtgatgactatgacaccggtgtaccgcccacccctactctcagctgatttctcatttctcaaaagtttctctcactctcatcttTTAACtttatatcaaacacaagccacagatccagcagcacatctatcatctcctccaggttctacatctttagtgttgttgtcttcttcgtttagatcacacaatcaaatacgtcacagcagcttcgctccaacttctcacctgggtgttggaaaaaacaaacgaggacgaggcgtgccgagtcggggcgcgctgagtaggtgctagtggataAGCGCCATTAGTAGTATGAGCAGCTTCATAAACGCTAGCCGCAACTGCAACCAGCAACCCATGTGGGCTCAGCCACCAGCATGACTGTGGAACAGGGTCAGTCTGAATTAATCAGACCAGGTGACCTTTTCCATCCCTGCAGAACCACATTTTTATGTTCCCTCATAAACTGAAGGATATTAAATGGGTTCTCTGATAAGTGCTAGTTCAGCTGTTTAGGGGCAATCCACTGTTATCTTGATATCCTTTTGCGGTCCATATTTAAATGCTCTTACTTCCATTATTAAACTGTGCTGCAACTTCTTGATGCCGGCCGATAATCTGACCACTCAGAGAGGGAATAACATCTCTTACACAACCGCAGGATGAGTCCTCTCACATGGTTGTTTAAGGAACAAGAAGCTCCTCACGGTATAAGTGAGAGTTACACAACTGGTTGCAACCGAAACATACGAATCACTCAAGTACTTTCCAGCCTTAACCAATTTGTTTAGTCAAATCCAGCTGGGGACTTCTTTCTAGCCAGGCAGTACATTTGCATAACAAAGCATTTGGCAAAAAGTTGTTTTGCCTGCACagctgagttgttgttgggTGTCTAATgtcaaaaacacaaagaaaggaACTCGGTTTTGTGCTCTTACCTGGCCAGCATAAGGTTTGCACTGGGGTTGTTGGTCCCGGGGCCTGTAGGGCTCCACTTAATGGTGTAGATTTCTTTACTGTGTGCCTGGAGGTCATGGACACACGTATCCTGCTTCATACTCCAGATCTGTGGAGATGAGGCAACAAGTTAcagttaatatatattataattacgCAATATTCACATCGTCTTCAGGCCATATTTGTTCCTTTCTTGGCTTTTCTGACAAATCTGTGGCGATTAATAAAGTATATTCACTTGGATCTACACGGGCTTGATTTCTGAACTGACCTTAAGTGTCATGTCATCAGAACAGGAGGCCAACAGGCTGCCGGTGGGATCCCACTTGATGGCGTTCACTTCATTCTGGAGGGAATAAGACGAATGTTAGCACAAACAGACGCGGCTGATCGGTAACAACCAGCACCTTTTGTCATGCTACAGGCTGAATTTGCCTCTTGATGATAACTAACGATCAAATCCTACCGTTTCAATTTACAGCTCAATGTTGTTACATGTTTTCTGTTCAACAGCGTGTTAGGGTTCCCATCTCCCCTCTTAACTGCAGGGTTATTCATAATTTAGTGTTTCATAATTGCTTCTTCATGACTAACACGTTTCCTGGTACTTTACTGAAAGAAATACTGTTAATACTAAAATTTTTGCTTACAATTTTTAGGTtaattttgttaaataaaatagtTTAGTGTCATATCTGTGTCCAGTTGTTTCTTTCTATGAAATAAAAGCAGCGGAACATGCTCCAGCAGAGGTGAATCCACTTATCTATTCAATTATTTATACTTGCCTAGGGCTGAATTACATTTCTGTTGATTTGACAAGTATTACTGCTGTGACTGGTTAGCTAATGCCAGCCAACGTACGGCTGCAGAAGTCAACAAGCTGCGTGACACCACAGACTCGGAGTGCAGCTTGACATATTTCTTAACCACACGTAGCGTTATATTTCAGCTTTAAGTGTTGCATCCTCCCAAGTGAGTCCCTGTGTAGTTACCTTCAACCACAGGAGGGAGGAGGTTTTCAACAGACTGTAATTTAAGAGCAGTGAAACTGATCAGCAGCTATTGATCTAGTGCCACCACCTATTTATACGGGAGTATATCTCACTGCTGCAGCAATTCAGTTTCCATCCCCGGCCGTCAGTGAGGATGGCGAGCGCTCTCTTACCGTGTGTCCCTGGAAGGTCTTGACAGGTCTGTCCTGACCCAGCTTGCACACATGGATGCACATGTCTGTGCTGCAGGAGGCAAACGTGTTATTGCTCTGCCAGTCCACGTCCAGAGCAGGTGCTGTTGGGAGGCACAGACACAACTTAGAGCTCCTGCAGCAGACAGGACATGACAGCGATGGGCCGCATCCAGAttcctttttcttatttatcATAATCTGCACTAATACAAGTACGGCCGCCTGGTTTCAAGGTGAAAATAGTTTCACAGTTTACACCAAACCAAAAAACCCAGTGAAGATAAGACTGGTTATGTACGGCAGGACCAGTCATCACAATGTGGAGAAAAACACAACAGACACAAACAGTATTATCAAACAGTATTATCaaaacctgtgtgtgtgtgtgtgtgtgtgtgtgtgtgtgtgtgtctgtgtgtgtgtcctgtcCTCACCTGAGTGGAAAGGAAACTGCTGTTTTGCTTCTCCCGTGTGTGCATCCCAAATAATTGTCGTCTGTGTGAAGGAAAGAGATTTTCATTATCCAGAGTGAACTAGCAAAATTTATTTTAAGAAATCAGTAAAACATATTACAAAAACTGAAAGAAGTTAATTCAAGTCTTCCTCGGTCACTCTCGGCTGCTTTGTGTAAAATGTGCACAAGTACAGAGCAGCAAACATTTCAGGCCTTTCCATACATCAGAGCCGCAGCACTAGGTCATTATGTTAATTGTGTGTCATCATACGTGTGTCCGCTAGATGGCACTGTGGGCCCACGATAAACAGCAGCAGCTATAACACTGGCAGAGTTGTTCCCTGCAGGACTCCACATGCAGTTTATTATGCCTCTATCTTCCTCCACTCATGTAATTATAACACAGCATCATCTTTACTGTTTGTGAATAGCTGATGctcataaaaaacatatattagaaatagggctggggatccattcaaatgtcaagaaccgattcgattccgattcttaagattcagaatcgattatcaagatttgattcgattctgatattgatttgggttagtgttattaaaactgtttttttgagctgttgcatgatttATATGAcggtgtagttatgcaacatattaataatagtattatgttgagattcaacagcaagtattggcagataATGAtgtctcccagaatgctgatagaactgctttcagaaacatcatgtggggcaggattatcaaacagatccagggcagcaaacagagatgtatgaaaatcggttttattttttcccgcaTTTCacacgttttaattttttccatttttggtctatttcggtgtttaatttgagaattttttttttttagcattttatgcaaatgtaaccccaagagaGTATATcatgtaatgaaatatagacaatttatgcaattataactgaaaactttaatgttttcatacctttaaacatatttaaaggcaaaaacatggcaccagttattctcgtgtccaacaaaactaataaacaaaaaaataccaaaagttgtaatgtaatgatgaaaaaaaaagaaaaaaagaaaaaattcgatctttagacatatgaattttaggaattaatatgagaatcgatttagaattggaaaatcgatttttttcaacacaggcctaattagaaactgtattttttttaaatttaacaaTGATATAACAATACAATGATATAAGATGTAAAATCACAGAAACCTGTCATAGTCCAGGTAAAATCAACGACTAACCTTGTCGACACCAGCACTGAGAATGAAGTTTCCTTTCTTATTCCACTTGAGTGCAAATATAGGGCCTTTGTGTTGACCCAAAGTACTGGCCAGGTTGCCTGTAAACATAATGACGGAAAGCAACTTAAAAACACAATCAGAGTGATGTGAGCAGGGAGCTCTGATTGAACGAAAGCTCTGGGTGTTACCGTCTTTTGTCCAGATTCGAGCAAAGCCGTCGTAAGAACCTGTCGCCAGCAACGAGCCCTCGCTCTGGAACAGAGGCAGATGGCTCCTGTTAGGTTCAGTAAGTAGCAGCAAGTCTTTTTCAGTTACAGCTGCATAACTTGGATCTGGGTCGGGCCTCATTTCAAATGCGGAGTCTTTCTGATTTAATCGAATATCACCACAAGTCATAAGACAGATCCAATATTAGTGCTCATTTGACGATGTGCATTGACTTGTGCTACTCAGCCAGAAAATAGTCTGCAGCTGAAGACCCGTGTGGAAGTCAGTGAttcacctgaacgcaccacataCCACTGGAATAAGCAGTTGAAGTAGTTTCAAGTTGGTACACAAACATCAACAGATAAGATGAAATCCTGCATCATGCAGTTTAAGCCCCGACACACGCAGACACTCACATTCCAGTCTAGTGAGGTGACGTCCTTGTTGCTGGGGACGTCCTGGCCCCCCTCTCTGATGCAGTGTCTCAGAACCAGCTGGGTGGATCCGCCCGTGGCGTTTTCACTCAGGTTCCAGATCCGAGCCGTCGAGTCCCCGGACCTGCGTCGGTCAACACAAGCTGAGATCAGGATCTGTGACATCCACATGCTTCCAAGCTCAAGACTGAAGatggactgaaactgaaactgaccATCGAGGCTGAGCTGGGTTGAGGTCTGAAGCCATTTCATTAAAGGgggcctattatggcatctaatctctactttaaacaggccttgaatgtcttaaaaacaagcttttgattgtttttgctaaataaattagaaattctgagccatgtctttatcatcttattctctaacctcattatctatgcaggattctgagtgggcggggctatgataatgaggctctgtgctgattggctgcctgacgcgatgacgcgatacaccgctacgaaaaaatggtggaaggtCTGGCCGGCtgagttaccgtgtcctaacaccgtgtcataactgcatgcgatgcgagcgtcagtgacaaaatcaattccattgctttattttctattggactgtcctaactggacgcagcgACGAAGCGCAACGTTTTgatctgaacatttgtcggacgccctgcttctattttcttcctgccgctcgcgttgaaagccggttgaaagcgctgtaggaaacggtcacggatgagaaacggctgatccagttagttgaaatgagaagttatctctatgattcctcctcatttcactaaaaaaacttcaataaagtggcagctgctggagggagatggacagagagcgtccgatgtcacgcagtgctacgatagtcggacgctcatgcagttacacggttttatagttgtgggcttggtttgcattttggttacgtaacgaaaatgcgctgaatctgaatggctcatagaagccacatgacactggatggctcatccgggcggctgtgcagacactgcagaatttggttgctttcctcctcctctgagttggcaggctgaggggagaccactttatatatgttaaagcaagaaaaaacctggttttcataataggtcccctttaaaccagAACCGAG
Coding sequences:
- the LOC133453038 gene encoding F-box-like/WD repeat-containing protein TBL1XR1 isoform X2 is translated as MSISSDEVNFLVYRYLQESGFSHSAFTFGIESHISQSNINGALVPPAALISIIQKGLQYVEAEVSINEDGTLFDGRPIESLSLIDAVMPDVVQTRQQAYRDKLAQQQAAAGSGSSTGPQGNTKNGEGAANGEENGSHALANHHSEMMEVDRDVEIPQNKAMVLRGHESEVFICAWNPVNDLLASGSGDSTARIWNLSENATGGSTQLVLRHCIREGGQDVPSNKDVTSLDWNSEGSLLATGSYDGFARIWTKDGNLASTLGQHKGPIFALKWNKKGNFILSAGVDKTTIIWDAHTGEAKQQFPFHSAPALDVDWQSNNTFASCSTDMCIHVCKLGQDRPVKTFQGHTNEVNAIKWDPTGSLLASCSDDMTLKIWSMKQDTCVHDLQAHSKEIYTIKWSPTGPGTNNPSANLMLAR
- the LOC133453038 gene encoding F-box-like/WD repeat-containing protein TBL1XR1 isoform X1; translation: MSISSDEVNFLVYRYLQESGFSHSAFTFGIESHISQSNINGALVPPAALISIIQKGLQYVEAEVSINEDGTLFDGRPIESLSLIDAVMPDVVQTRQQAYRDKLAQQQAAAGSGSSTGPQGNTKNGEGAANGEENGSHALANHHSEMMEVDRDVEIPQNKAMVLRGHESEVFICAWNPVNDLLASGSGDSTARIWNLSENATGGSTQLVLRHCIREGGQDVPSNKDVTSLDWNSEGSLLATGSYDGFARIWTKDGNLASTLGQHKGPIFALKWNKKGNFILSAGVDKTTIIWDAHTGEAKQQFPFHSAPALDVDWQSNNTFASCSTDMCIHVCKLGQDRPVKTFQGHTNEVNAIKWDPTGSLLASCSDDMTLKIWSMKQDTCVHDLQAHSKEIYTIKWSPTGPGTNNPSANLMLASASFDSTVRLWDVECGVCIHTLTRHQEPVYSVAFSPDGRHLASGSFDKCVHIWNTQTGALVHSYRGTGGIFEVCWNATGDKVGASASDGSVCVLDLRK